The Aythya fuligula isolate bAytFul2 chromosome 1, bAytFul2.pri, whole genome shotgun sequence nucleotide sequence TTGATTCTCAGCAGCAGAGAGCCGCAGGTATTCCCAAGGGCTGCGCTTCCATACTGAGCTGTGCTTGTTTGACACGCACAACTCCTTTGGAAACACTGGGAGCCAGCTGGAAGGCTGCTTGTTCTCTCTGGCTGGGAATTCTGCTCCTACAGGTTGAGGGGGCTTCCATGCAGACTGGGAACTCTGAAGGAACACTCTTGGTGTCTTGCTGAGCTCCTCCAACAGAGGGGTTGAGCTGTACCAGGAAGAACTTAATGGCTGTTGGTACCTGCAAAACCTGCTGCTGAGGGCAGTGCGGACATGGCAGAAGGTGTCATAGCTTGCCTTGCTTCTGTACCTCTGCCCTTTGGAACAGGGATCTTCTTTCTGCCCAGAGCATGCAGAAAGACCATTCTTTTTGCCTTTACTTTCTGCCTTAGACCATTGTGTTCTGCCTTAGTGTCTTGATTCTATGACAGACGCAGCTGTCCTGggtttgtgcttttaaaaaagagatgTGAAGGTCCTTCAGAATAAAAAGTGCTGAGGACTGGTCAAATCATTGATTCATCCTAAGAGACTGATCTCTTCTACTACCCCTTAGGTAAAAGGGAAGTGCACCACTGACcatatttctgctgctgggcCGTGGCTGAAATTCCGTGGCCACCTGGACAACATCTCCAACAACCTGCTCATTGGCGCCATCAACATTGAAAATGGCAAAGCCAACTCCGTGCGGAACGCCTTAACCCAGGAGTTTGGGCCGGTCCCGGACACAGCCCGTTACTACAAGGTGAGGCTGTCTCCTGGAGCATCTATTTTGGGAGGGTGTTTGCACTTGGTGCTCTGTGCCAAGACCGAGGATCTCACCCTCCTGCTCAAGTAACAGCAGCTGTGAATTCATTCAGCACTGAGCCTTTTCCTTGGGATGTACTTTGTGGCAGTTTATAGGGGATTCTGTCCCTGCCTGCCGCGGGGCAGAGGATCTTGTGACCAAAGGGGACCAGAAACCCTAGGTGAAGGGAGCAGAACACCTCTAGACACTGCACAACTTGCAGGGCACTGGCGTCACCAGGCTACAACTAAATCTCTTTATCTGAGCAGACAGACCTCAGTTACTGTGTGAAGCTAAAGAATTCACCTACTGCTAGTCTAGATTCTATTCTTGTCCCCTTTGTTCTTTAAAGCTTGGGCTGGAACACCAAGAAATGTCCTTTCACTCTCAGAACAGCTTGGCAGCGGTCTCAGATTGGTTCTTCTGGTAGACAGAAGTTAGAGCTTCCTCTCTGACTTCCAGAAGTAGAGCAGGGATCGTGGCGGTGTGAATGCTGACCCGGCACAAGACCACAGAAGGAAAGGTGGCAGCAAGGATTTGCTCTGGAGCCCAAGAGCGATCCTTTTCAGCCCGTGTTAGCCAGAACAGCACTACCGAGCTGCTCTGAAGCACTTAGTTCCTCCAGTTCTGTCCTTTGATGTGTCGGGGTTGTGTTCATTAATTCCTCACCTGAGTGGCTGCAGAAGTCTCAATCTTCTTCTTTTGTCACAGAAAATGGGTGTCAAATGGGCGGTTATTGGAGATGAAAACTACGGTGAGGGATCAAGCCGGGAGCACGCAGCGTTGGAGCCTCGTCACTTGGGGGGCAGGGTCATCATCACCAAGAGCTTTGCCAGGATCCACGGTGAGCTGCGCTTCCCCCGCGGTGTGCATAAACAGGACGTGTTTGGCGGGGCGGCAGGGATGTTCACCTTGCCCCGGGGCTCAACGCCTACGGGAAGGAACTACCTGCTGACAGATCGCGTGGTCGCTCTTGTCAGGAATCCTGTTAGATACCCACTTAGATATGCCACAAACAGCGGAAACGCTGATTTTGTTACAAAGGTTATAATTACTGTTGGAATACTGCTCGAAGGAGCACTGAGCAGCTGGGAGGTAATCCTCATCCCTGCAGCGAGTTGTTACGAGCACACCTGATGGTTTGTTCTCTGCAGAAACCAACCTGAAGAAGCAAGGCCTGCTGCCTCTCACTTTCGCGGATCCGGCGGACTACAACAAGATTCATCCTGTGGACAAGCTGAGCATCGTGGGGCTGGCAGACTTTGCTCCTGGAAAGGTCAGTGCCTGCACCTCTTGTCACGGCTCTCGGGGTCAGGGATGTGCCCATGGCTGGGAGCAGCGTGGCTGTGTGTGAGGGCCTGGAGCAGCACCGGCACTGATGGGTTGCGTGGCCTGGAAGCCAGAGGAGATGCTCCATACAGTGGCCTGGGGTCAGAACCAGATCATGTTGTTCTGTTTGGGGAAGTCCTCGTACAATATTCTGAATCCTTGGGCTTGCTACCTAAGGCAGGAGCGCTCCCTAGAAGGAACTGCAACCACACTTCTCTCTTAAGACCACCCCTGAGCTACCAGTTTGTTTTCAGCCCTTTAAAAACATGTGGGGATTTTCCTGTGAGAAGTTTCGGTTAACTTGCTCCCTtgaaaaagaagggggaaaataaaagctgtcttCTTCCCTTAGCCTCTGAAATGCATCATCAAGCACCCCAACGGGAGCCAAGAAACAATCATGTTGAACCACACCTTCAACGAGTCACAGATCGAGTGGTTTCAAGCTGGCAGTGCCCTGAACAGAatgaaggagctgcagcagaaatCAAGCTAAGTGCGCACAATGCCCCCAGTGCACTGGACTCGATTCAGCTTTGGCATTTTTCATGAAAGTGCAATTCCATGCCTACTGTTGGAATAAATGTCTGATCAAATGTAACCATAGCTTCCTTTTTGTTATGGTACTTCCTCTTCACTGACACTATGAAAAGGGAGTGCAACCAGGCttacttttgtcttttaaattccCCAGCTCCCTTTTTCTATTTTGGCTCAATTTCAGTTGTCCCACAGTTATTTATACTTGGAAATAACCAGCTAAAGTGGGTTTGTCTGCTCGGTTGGTTGTTTTCTGCCCATTCACTTTACTGATGGCTAAagatttaaaatggaaataaagactGTGACCATCTCTTCTGCCTCGTGTGATTGTCTTCATAATCCGGTtcttcagctcctgctttccCCCTCGCTGTGGCTGAGAGGGTGGGAAAGAACTTGAAGGTTCAATGCTACCTGCCCACTTTGTATTGTTATGCAAAGACTTCAtggttaaagggaaaaaaaacatctgcatgGGAGCCTCTGGCTGTTGAGGCGCTAACCTGCTTCACCCAAATTTCTACCTACAAATGGGTGGGGATTTTTTGCCAAGTTTGTTTCTAGCACGTCTAGCTGACTGCGTGTCTGAGCACTGCTGCGCAGCCAGCACTCAGTAAGCTCATTGTCCCCGCAGCTGGACCTCAGTTACTATGTGAGCCTAAAGAATCCTAGGCTCCCTTTTAATTAGAGCAGTGCACCAGGAATAACAGTTCCGAATTAAGGGGTTGTAACTGCGCTGCTGGGAGGGCGCTGGTGACTCAGGCTTTGTTTTCGCAGTTGGAGGTTAGCAGAGCCGCTATCCCAGGGAATTACAGCCCCTTCCTGCCAAACGTGGCTGGCTTTGTAATTATGTGCACCATCACCCGCTTGGCACCGGGCCCTGCATAGATTTTACTCCCTGTTTTGTTCCCCTCTTTCCTTTCATTGCTGTCAGAGAGGCTGATGGCAATTGTTTGTTACTGGCTGTTAGAGCGGAGCAAAGCATTAGTCCTGACACTCAACGCGGTCTGCCTTGAAATCCAAGTAGCTGGACTGCAGGAGGcagcttctttcccttcctgctaGGCAGGAAGCGAACAGTTTCTCCAGGAATTGTAGAGGAAGGCAGGCTGTGGGGTTTTTACTATTTATTCCATTTCTGGTATTAACCCACTCCCACAAACACATTTAACTTGCTTCAAGTAACACTGGTCCATTTCAGTTCATAATTACGCATTTTCAAACTCCAGCATGGTTGAGCCCCTCCTACACAAATACAGCCCTCCTGGTACAGTATTTCCCTTCACCacaagcagcctgcagctttctGCGGTGGTCCTCTTGATAAAGCCTGAGTTGCTTTGGGGTAAGCTGATCTCGTTCCAGTTCTCTTTGGCGGACTTCACCCATGCATTGAGTTCCCACTCAGCAGAACATTACCGCAGCTTCCCCTCtaacccagcagcagcactttccAGCCTCCACAGCAGCACACCTCTCAGCGCCAGTCTTTTGGggtttctcctccagctcctgtgaaAAGGGCAGGATTCTGCCCCTCTGGGATCAAGCTGTCAGCCCGAGGAAGCGATGCTTCTAGACAAGCATTCTCTCCCGCTTTCACTCACTGACGTCCCACTCCCTTCGTAGCTCAGGCGAGTAAAGACCTCCCCAGTTTTCCCTCTAGGGCAGGAGACCAAAGCCCCAGCTGGGCTCAGGCCTTTTTGTCCCTGCAAATTCATTTCTCCCCATCAGTGAAGGCGTTTCTTGAAAGCGACTGTCTTGTTCTGGCAGGCTGGAAGCTGACGGGGAAGCAGAGGATGGCAGCTCTGGTTTCTCGTTCAGcttcccaggagcagcagcaggatcccgtaacccccaaatccccagcGGGAAGCCTCGCTGCggagcaggctggctgcagctaGCTGTTCGTCCACCACGACAGGAGGCCCAGGCCTGGCTCGCTGATGGACCCCTGGTCACACAGAGCAGAAGAGAGTGAGCAATTGTAAACTGCACAGGGAATAcaggaaaaatgcataaaaatataaaatgtctcCCCCGTGAGCTACAGAAGAGGTATTCCCCTTCTCGCTGtcagagcccagccctgcaaaTGCCCAAATTTCTTTAATCCTCATCAATGCTACACCAaacctgcagcacctgcagaatCAAGCACTTCCCAACATACCCCAACCGTGAGCAAACACAGCTCGCACTGGTCCCCACCCACCTCTCCACTGACACCAGAGCACAGCCTGGGAAAGGCCGCTCAGCTGCTGTGCAAACCTTGGTGTGGTTTTCCCAGCCCTGGGTCCCTGCGTGCTCAGCCCTACCTGCAGGGCTGGCATCCCACTCCGTCCTAACTCAGCCTCCCCAACGGGAGCTCCACCACCAAGCACAGCGGTTCAGTGAAAGCTCGCTGCAAGCACGGAGCGACCGCAAGAACgatctccttcctcccctttcccactCCTTTGATTTTGTGACTTTCTTGGCTTCGTGGTCAGCTTAACACCATCAGTTCCTTGGGAAAGGGATGCTATTTTAGCCCCAGAACAAACCACACTGTTTCCACGGCTCTACGAATTATGCACATGGTTACCACAAGAGTGTAGGGTGCCTCCTTCTTCTGCACTTCTTCTGTGGCGCTTGAGGTGGAAGCCTCTGCAGAGCTCGGGCCCGTGGGAGATGTATCGACGAACGTCTCATCCACAACTCGGAAGCGGATCTCCTCCCCGATGTCCATGTAAAGGTCGTGGGCCCCTTCTTCTGTCTCATATTCCCACACCCACACCTGCTCTGCCTCGTCGCTGGCCACGCCAAGGGTTAAGGATGGGAACGATTTCCCCTGGCAGAACACCTCCTTACAGTTCTGAGAATCCCCTCGATTCAAAGCCTTTCCACAATCCCTTCTTGAGCTGCAGTGCGCTGTCCTAGGTCACCCCCTGCACATTCTAGGGCCTCACCTCCGATTTTCCCGCACACAGCTGGGGTTTTTCTCCCcgcccccaaaacaaacaaacaaaccccaggAAGACACTGCCTACCACGGGCAAGGCCATCAGACACGCCACGTACCTAGACACTGCACCACGTGGGAAAACCTGCGCCCtgtcttcagcagcagccaagagCCGAGGCAGGGATTACAGCGCGGCTGTTTGTGGGACGCTGCTGTTCGTTCCTATCAGCTGGCAGAGTGATCCCACAGACCCTAATAGGCGCGAGTGAGGCCTGTCCGGCTGTGATAACAGCCTGCGGGACTTGCCCGACACAGCAGCCCAGCCTCTGCCACCGAGCACCTGCATTGTTGCGGCAGTGAATGGCTGCTGGGCCAGCGCTGCACAATGTTTGCAGACGAAGCAGTGAAGTTAGCCGGGTGATCAAAGGATACAACTtagctggctgctgcagggattCCGGGGGGATGACAATATCATCAAAGAACCCAATAGAAACTGTGGGGAAAAGAATCTGATTAAGACTGAAATGACTCTTCGCAACGATGCAGTACCGCAGCAATTCCTACAATGCATTTCTAGACTTATTCTCTCCTGGGAAGGACAGCTGAGATTATGCAGGAATTATTCTTCGAGTCACAACGCTCCATTTCAGTTGGCAGCGAAGCACCCGCCCAGCTGAAGCACATGCAGCAACAGAGGGCACGGTCTTCTGCCcgctgggaaagaaaaaggctgcctggagcagggctggaagtgTCAGGGTTCCAAGAAATGAGTCAGATGCTACAGAGGTCCCTGAAAGAAAAGAGCTCAAAAATCAGAGAAGTAACACGTCAGATGAAGACCAAAGGAAAGTCAGATCAATTCCACCTCCCCTGTTAGATTTCATGATATTGAGGCTTATTAGAGGCCGGATCTGCCTAAATTCAGCAATAAACATACCCACGATAATCAATTTGTCCTGATTTAACAAATGAGCACAGAGGAGCTTGCATGGAAAACTCCTACAATAACAGAAGGCAACTCATCAACTGAGCACTTCATACAGTACCCAGTTGATCATCTGTCTTAGAAAGATGTTTCCCTGCTGTGTTTCCAGATACAGGAAATACTCATCAGTTTTCACGGAACTATATGGAAGGCATTTCAGACCAACACGATCTGATACTaccaccttaaaaaaaaagttgtgttaaTTGAAGCgagaaaataaatccagtcTAGCTCCAGATGGGCCTGCCTATTCTTGGGCACGCACACGAGTGACaaaagggaaggggagctgcaggcagaacCATCAGGCGCAGGGGAAGCTGCCAGGCTCAGCCTACCAAGCACCCTCCGACGGGAGCAGCACCAGAGGCTGCTCATGTCTCCAGCCAGCCTCCACAGAGCGCTACGCTGCCTGACATCGTCGCAGCTCCAggtgctctgcagctcttccGTCCCTAACGTTCCGAGTTGCAGCTCACCGTGAACGCCATCCTGACTGCAGCTTTTAATCTCCCCGATCAGGATCTCATCCAGGAAGGGATGGAAGACCACGTAGCGGAAATgcacttgaaagaaaacagatcgGTAATGTTACGACCACGCGAGCGAACCGTTCTCCTTCCACAGGGTGGCAGCCATTAGAGCAAAATCCCACATCCTATGTGCCCTCTAAAACGCTGCATCGAGCATCTTTTACACCTTCCTTACAGGTACCGGTTTGTTCAGGAAAACAGGAATCAGAGCTCTGATTTGTACAAATTATGACAGCAGCTGATCATCGGTATCCTGTTCTCCGCTTTTCAAGCTTGCAAGAATTcaatttcacagaataaaaccaaaaaattaTGGATGTGGAGCAGGCCTCTGCTTTACTTATGATGTTAACGTTCTTAGGAGGCCAAGAATATCAGCTGAAATGATACTTCTTGTACTACCTCTGCTCCATTTATCTTTGTCAGCAAAGATACATCTTCTTCCAATTAAATTATGTGGTACACAATATTATCAAAGTCAATCAGATCCTCTAACAATCTTATTTAACCTCAGTGAAAAATCCAGTTATGGTTCTAACCAAGTATTTATAATTATAAGGAAGCTATActaagacaaagaagaaaacttaaGAGCTATTTAACATCATTTTAGCTGTCCACGCTCAGTGCTGCTCTTCTacataaaagtagaaaaagggTAATAAATCCTGCTGCCTGGGAATAATAAATGCTATCTCAGCTTCTGAAAGCAGGAGACTTCTTTGCAAACTTGCAGAGAACATATTATCCTGTTTCAGTTCAAGGAGTATTTCAAAGTTAAGAAAGTGAATGGAGATTAAAGCAAGCAGGAGAGTCTGCCATCCTCCTCAGTGTTCGAGAAGCTTTTATTTGCAGGGAGTCAGTTCTGCTGGCATTAAATTTACATGAGGGGAGCCACACACAATCAGTCCAGTTCCCTTCTAAAAGGAAACACTTCATTTACTCAAGCAATACTTCCACACCGAAAATTAGATCTagaaaaatgcatctttctattttatttaaagaaacaaactttaaaaactttaatatttttttttatgcatttgcttccattttccattcagaTTTGCCAAAAGACAAAAGTAAAAAGATGAATCATTTATTatcgccaaaaaaaaaaagtcacctaaAATGTATGCTGAACCAGATCTGTCTAAGTctcaaacaaaaaagcagcaaaacttcCAGCTAGAAAAACAGCATCAACTGTTGTGTGAATGCTAAAATTAGAAACACGTTTCAAAATTCCAGACTGGCAAAATAAGcttcaaaaagacaaaatatttgacAAAAGTAGAGCagttaatataaattattttctatttggaGATCTCCAAtcacttaaaattaaattaacccCTTCCTTATCCAACACCTATGGCTCTAATTGCAGAGCTGACATGGACTGCAGGAGAAGGCAGGCAGGACTGGCTCTtgaaatttgtatttgtaaccaaagaaaggcaaagagacTTCTGCCATGTTCCTCTTGCCCTCCTAGTAGGAACAGAGTTAAGACTGAACTTCAGCAAGCTCCTTTAAACCAAATTTATCTAACACGGGAACTTAGTTTACGCTCGGGACAAGAGCATACCTTTGGTGTGTGATGCCCCATCTCCAGGGAATATGTATGAATCTTCCAGTTTTGTAATATCGTACAAACAGATGCAAAGACCAACATTGTATACAAcctgttcaaagaaaaaaaatatattaaaaaagcaataaatcagTTACCAGGTTAACTCCCTTCAAGCTTATACACTGCATTCATCTCTTCAAAAGAAGGCAGCAAAGGGTGGCAAGGTGGGAGGGAGGCTGGTTTAGTACAATCCTTCAAAAGCCCCAGCCCAAACCACGCTGCATTTCAGAGGATCCCCTATCTCCTTTGAGTGTTATAAGAGCGTGTGTTTTTATCGGCACTGGAAAAAGCACTGCTACAAACAGAAATCCTtggcatttttcagtgtttttttttcagtggttaaAAAACTTGACCTGCCATGAGAGTAAACAATTGcccacaggaaagaaaagacatcaTTCAGCAGCCCCAGCGCTTGTCCAAAGGCCAAACACGCTTCTCTCTAGGGTTGTGTTCTCAAAGGCCTCTAGACTTCCCTTTGTCTTAAATTATAATGGCTCTGGGGAGAAATGAGAGCTCCTGGTTTCTCTGCCACTTCTAACACGGCTTCATAGCCTACAACATCTGGGGCACCTACTAGTCATCAGCAGATGAAAGAGTTATTTCATAACCTGTCCCTCTGATCTGCCACCCTCAACCCTAGATCGCTTGGGGCTGCTCTTTGGCGCTCCCTGCACACTGACAAGCTGCATTTTGACATCTGCACCTGCCTCGTGCTGAAAGCTGCACGCTAACCACAGTCCCACAGGCCACACGGGGAAAGGGCAAGCTCCTGGCCCATGACACAACGCTTCTTACAGCCTGCGCCAAACGCCAAGATCCTGCCTCCACTCCGTGCTGAGCACCGAGCATGTCACATACAGTCGTTTCTCTTCCAGTATTAATGTTCTAAATGTATTTACACTGGCTTTCTTAATTGCCCCAAGAtgggtttgtgtttgtttttcaggccGTGCTTCATACTGTTACCCTACACACAAGACTTCTCTGTGATGCTCTGGCCCGTCTGGCACCTCGGTATCTTCCCCTTCCAGCACGAGGCCTTAGAGCAGCAGCCCCCTTTGAGGCGATACCTGGCTGTCTCTGGTCCCagtctattttatttcagtctgtgGGGACGGCCTTCATCCCGAAGCTTTTATGATAGTGCacatgtagaaataaaaatacagaaaaaaagaaaaaaagctcagttGTTAGAGGGCTGCCACGAAGCCTACACCACGCTGCAGATTACCTTGTTGGCCAATTTCTTGTTTAGCTCTTCAGCAATGGACTCGTTCAGCTGCCTTTCAAACTGCCAGGGGGGGATCCTCACCGTGTCAGTCATCTCCACCAGCACAAACATGGTGGCCGGCGGGCAGCGCCCCTGAGGGGACACGGGGCGAGAGCCCGGCCTCGCCGGGACCACGCGGGGAACAGGGGCGGCACCTCAGGAGCTcgggggggagaaggaagggaaggaggggacgAAGGAGGGGACGGAGGCGGCCGCACAGCGACCACGGGGAGCAGCCCCGCTCCGCCTCACAGCCGCCCGGCGCAGCGCCTCTGAGGCGATTCCCCTGCCGGAGCCAATCAACGCTCACCGAGCTCTGATTGACGCGGGGGAGAGCCAATCGCGCGGCAAGGAGCGGGGagccccgcccccggcccgcctGGAGCGGCGGCCATTTTGTGCCCCCCTCAGGGCGGCCGTTAGCGGCCGTTGGGCGCCGTTAACGGGCGTCGCGGCGGTGGCCCCCGGCAGGTACCACACGGAGCCCTCCGCCTCTGGGCAGCCGCACGCCCTGCAGCCGGGGGAGGGCGGCTGTGGAACATGAGGGGCAGTGCCCGCCTCTGAGACATGACAGGAGGCTGCTcgaagctttatttatttatttatgtatttatttgcgCTTGACAAGGGAGAAGTGCCCTGTCAGCACGCCGGCTTTGATGGCGCCACGACGCGTGTcagcccccgcgccccccagCAGCGCGGAGCGGGGCAGTAATGAGCGCTGGGGAGAAGATCCTCGTGAAATAATATGAGCGAGAAGGGGAAAATGAGGGTGCAATGTTGCATCTAGACCTTATTAACGAGACGCCTGTCTCAGCTGAGGAGTTTCTGATCTCTCTGCAGTTATTCCTGCCTCACAAGGACGTTAAAGGTTTTATTGTTAAATGGCCGGTCTGCGTACAGGGTGTCAGCACACCTCAGCCCAGATCTGTGGTGCCTCACGCTGCTCGGCCTCCTTCAGGAGCTGCACAAAGGCTCCTTTCTCCTGTGCTGTGGTGGCAGCTGAGCACGGCACAGTTTCTCTGGCACACGTGCCGCATCCCTTGCTGTTCCGTGCTGGCCCCACGCAGGGCAGTCGGTGCTAGGTTTGACCTTTGGCCGAAATGCAGTTTTTGCAAGTGTCTGCAGCTACTTTTTCAGAACAGAGATCAGGTCCTGAGCGTGCCCCTCAACTGACAGCAGGGTAAGAAATAGTCTTGGGATcacagcaggaggcagaagtTAGATAATGTGTTGGTATTGGCAAGGTGATCCCTCTGGATGATTTTCTATGTAAGAGCTATAAGGTTAAATAGGGGCAAGGTTTCAGGGGAATAGCAGGGTAAATTCCTGGGAGAACATGGGAGACTGAATGAGCTGGATTAGGACAAAGCCATATCCTACCTGCATTTCTAACCCACCCTTCAGCTAACGTTTTTCATGTCTCCATCAGCCATGCCCTGTCAGGGTCTGATGAGTGCCCGATACGAAGCAAATGCGTTTCCCTTCAGCCTGATCCACAGCCCCGAATCCAAGCTGTGAGAGCTGTAGGTCCATGCGGCCTCCCTTCCTGCTGGTGCGTGTCTCGTGCTTAGCTCCTTGGCGTCTCCTCAAGTGAGACACCCCTTCTAGGGCTGGGATGAGCACGATCCCTCCTGTATCAGCTCTCTGATTGCAAACAAGGGCTAGGCTCTGCAGGCTGTTCCTCCGCAAGGACAACAGGATCCCTCTCTACACCATTACGTATTTTGGTGATTAGGTGTTATTTTCGATACTGCAGGTATTATTTTTGATAATGCCC carries:
- the POLR3H gene encoding DNA-directed RNA polymerase III subunit RPC8 — protein: MFVLVEMTDTVRIPPWQFERQLNESIAEELNKKLANKVVYNVGLCICLYDITKLEDSYIFPGDGASHTKVHFRYVVFHPFLDEILIGEIKSCSQDGVHVSIGFFDDIVIPPESLQQPAKFDEAEQVWVWEYETEEGAHDLYMDIGEEIRFRVVDETFVDTSPTGPSSAEASTSSATEEVQKKEAPYTLVGSISEPGLGLLSWWTNS